The following are from one region of the Deinococcus misasensis DSM 22328 genome:
- a CDS encoding LacI family DNA-binding transcriptional regulator, which translates to MAKITIKDVARRAGVQPSTVSRAIHNHPDIKPATRARILQTIEELGFIPDRAAQSFRTGKNHSVSVMLPSPGNDFYIRLINAIDEVLEQHDYDAAVFPMLSQRRLARYQNPQALPYQTDGLMLVSLDPEQLYDDLHTLQGLPTVVLEVHSRHFDSVTLNNPLGGKLAAQHLQERPAETFVMCYAPEPQAAGVPSSGVFEERLQGFLQFFEKVGTPVPLDHQVRVNFDWPKVQEAARTVLSRRQAEPFNVFAVCDLFAHALLEEIREQGLTLGEDVRLVGYDLEPHPSGTASVHQAAEEMGRRATEMLMERILQPDLPIRHVQVDPVLKVGRS; encoded by the coding sequence ATGGCCAAAATCACCATCAAAGATGTCGCCAGACGTGCAGGTGTGCAACCCAGCACCGTGTCCCGGGCCATCCACAACCACCCAGACATCAAACCGGCCACCCGCGCCCGCATCCTGCAGACCATTGAGGAACTCGGGTTCATTCCAGACCGGGCGGCCCAGAGTTTCCGCACCGGCAAAAACCACTCGGTCAGCGTGATGCTGCCGTCTCCGGGCAATGATTTTTACATCCGGCTGATCAACGCCATCGATGAGGTTCTTGAACAGCACGATTATGACGCTGCCGTCTTCCCCATGCTCTCCCAGCGCAGGCTGGCCCGCTACCAGAACCCGCAAGCCCTGCCGTACCAGACCGACGGACTCATGTTGGTCTCTCTGGACCCCGAGCAGCTTTATGACGACCTGCATACCTTACAGGGTCTGCCCACTGTGGTGCTGGAGGTGCACTCCCGGCATTTTGACAGCGTCACCCTGAACAACCCTCTGGGGGGAAAGCTGGCTGCCCAGCACCTGCAAGAGCGTCCTGCCGAGACTTTTGTGATGTGTTATGCCCCAGAGCCACAAGCTGCGGGTGTGCCTTCCAGTGGGGTTTTTGAAGAACGCCTGCAGGGCTTCTTGCAGTTCTTCGAGAAGGTCGGAACACCGGTCCCTCTGGACCACCAGGTCAGGGTCAATTTTGATTGGCCCAAGGTTCAGGAGGCTGCCCGCACCGTGCTCAGCCGCAGGCAAGCTGAACCCTTCAATGTCTTTGCAGTGTGTGACCTGTTTGCCCACGCCCTTCTTGAGGAAATCCGGGAACAGGGACTCACTCTGGGGGAAGATGTGAGACTGGTGGGGTACGATCTGGAACCCCACCCTTCAGGAACCGCCAGTGTGCATCAGGCTGCAGAGGAGATGGGAAGGCGGGCCACCGAAATGCTGATGGAACGCATCCTGCAGCCTGACCTGCCCATCCGACATGTGCAGGTGGATCCGGTGCTGAAAGTGGGCCGGTCTTGA